The region tactcgaGCATCCTCCTCCACTGAAGAAGCTTCAGCAATCACGCCTGCATTGCTACAAAACAGAGACAAAGAAGGAAAGAGATTTGGGGGTTTTTATAATATATCCTGCTTGTCCAGCACTGCTCGAGATGTGTGCTGTCACTCAGGTGTGCATTCgcgcctcatttttttttccacccccgcATATGAGTTTTAAATGTGTATTAGCTAAAGAAAGAACTTTATCAGTACGAGAAGTCGACAAATTTAAAGGTACGTGTATTGTATTATCTTAAATTATAAGGGGCAGGGTCATTTATTGTTAAATGACAAATCTGACAGTGGAACTTCACAAAGGTGTCCACACTGTgattaaaagaaacattttttttttcctgcaatttaataattaaaaaatgattaaCTGCTTGTTTTATATAGAATTTGGAAAGTCACTAAAGTAGGAAGCCCGAACTTGAAGTAAAATGtttcacatattttaaaatgttttattttttttaaacgttattCTAAAGGAAAAAGGTGCAGTCTGTGACTCTGGGATGGACAAAACAGTGTTTTTTAAACACGGCATCAATGGTATGGAACGCATCGATGCATGCAGTTAAGTTCCTAATTGTAACGTGAGATTATAATTGTGATACTGTAGTCGTGATTCAAATAGTAAACTTGAATTATTTTATGATTAAATtcaatttgttgtttcatttgtcttgttttataaatttgataaataggcttccttcttgtttttgtccattttttttttacgttactTATTACCTCTGCTTTTAATTTTATATTGAGTCGTCGTATGCAGGGATGCCCTTCACAGGTGTGAAGCCTTGTTTACATTTCTGTTGTACTGATGTACAGAACATGTTTAATAGTGTGAATGAATATAATCTCAGTGAAAAGCTACTTTCAGGCTGCCAAAGCATGATAGCATGGTTTTCAGATGTAAATTAATGGGACACCAAGAAAATCACGTGTCACACTTACGTTGAACAAGAAACTGTACTGGTTCTATTTACTGCTGATATTACCATTATTGTTACAATTTAATCTTATGGTTCTTTTCCTTCCTCTTGTTCTGGTTCTTGTATGGTCTACAtgcatattttgacaaaaataatggattttttcttgcattttaaaaaaaaatatctctagAGATATGTTTTGGCATTTGACTACCTAAATGATACACACATTGTAAGCATGCCCTATGGGACAAATTTCTCTctatcgctctctctctctcttttttttttttttttttttactcttgaaTAAAATATGCATGAACAAAATCAAGTCACTCATTTTCCCATTCACTGAATATTAACCGTTTATCCCAATTTTGCACCTGGCTTGGGAGAGAAATCAGATTTAGCTGTTTATCAGAAATCCAACCATTACaaagggggtgtgtgtgtgtatacatatactcCAAATACATGTGTTTGAGTTTATatctttgaattttaaaaaaacaatcacattttagAGCGACGTtgctttcaagaaaaaaaagttttacaaaTATGCATAAAATTGAAACTGAAATAATGCGCATATTATATTTGATAAGGGGGGGAATCACAAATATACGAGCTTTATCAAGAAAAGAGATGCAAACAAAGTATTTTAAACGGTATTTATTTCAGAGGAGGAAAACGGGCTCTCTCATGGGCGCAGAATTGGACAACCTGACATTCGTGGCAGAAACGAGGATGCTTTTCAGCATCAAATGCAGTCATCTCCAGGCAGACTCGGAGCATCATCAATGAAAATTCTTCCTCCCCAATGCCATGTCATTTGAATTGCACCCTGGGAGGGAAACACGAAATACCACactggatatttattctttctgtattttaaaataaataaacatttatattaaattatttttatctcGCCAATACGAGGAGTGACGTCACGAAGCGCTAGTCTTCAACCAGTCAATCCAAGTTTAGCAGGTGCAAACTGGCATTAAGCTGCCtcttcgttttttgttttgttaggattttttgttgtcgttttttgtttgttgttgttattttaagtGGGCGTCATTTACCTCTTACCTCGAGTCAACTTAAATGTCACGCGTCCTTGAATTTTCGCAGGCTGTCACAACCGCCGCTGTCAGCCGGTCGCTTCGCATCAAGTCTGTGCCAGCTCGAAGCTAACAAGTTAGCTCGCTAGCCTGCGAGCTAACGGTACGCAGCTGTCAGCAAGCGGAGCTAAGTGGCTATCAAGGTGCAGTGCCACCGGCTTGTACGGTGTATGACGATTTCTGTACATTTGAAACTCCCGAAAAACAACAACGAATGGACAAAGACGGAGCGGACTGGCTGATAGAGAAGGCGAAGCTGTTGTTACGGTCAGGACGGAAGGACCGAGCGCTGCAGCTGCTCTATGAAGCCCAGAATATGTACCACAGCACCCGCGCTAGAGGTAACATTAGCAGCCGTGCATGGAACAAGCCAAGGCTCAGGCTGGACCGTTATACTCGCGTAACGTTACCTAAttataatgttttatttttagctgACGTGTATCTTCAGCTACAAATGCTTAACATAGTAGGAGACATGACAGCTGTTGAACTTTTGTGCTGGTTAAATATCAACTCCCCTTTCTTTCTTCGTTTTGTAGTACATTACAAATATTATTCTTGAAGTCGTGCGTTTTACCTTTTGCTACATGAGGGTAAACATAGGTGGCCAGAGTAGCCAACTATTTTTATCAAGTCAGAGTACTGTTATTGCCAAAAATAGGGTTAAGAATGTGTACGTTCAGATTGAGCTCATCAACATAACCAACACAGGAATAACATTTTGATGAAATAGCTTAAATTCAGCCACAAGCCAGAACAATTTTCTGATGGAAAATGTTTGCCTTGGTTCAATTaagtttgggaaacactggATTAGATTTCAAAACTAAAAGAAGACTGCACAtgatttttgttgctgttttaaaTTGTTCACCAAGACTTGACACAGACATTACTCTTGACTCTTTCCTCCCTCCTCTGAACGCTGCTGTCTGTAGTGCTGATTGACGCCATCATCAAAAATGGAGGCAACGCTGCTCCGGAAGCGAATCACGTGCCCCCACCCAGAGGCTGGAGGGATGAGGACTGCGGAAGCGCAGAAATAAATCACATGAGCGGCGATGACAGAAAGACCTACTCAGAAGAGCAACGCCAGGGTGTTCTCAGGTACTGGTACCATCCGTATGCCCTCGTGATATTCGATGTACGCATGATGAGAGCTCGTATTTGAACATCCACAATGTCATGACAGGATTAAGAATTGCCGAGACTTCTATGAGATCCTTGGTGTTGCCAAGGATTCCAGCGATGAAGATCTGAAGAAAGCCTACAGAAAGCTGGCCCTCAAGTTTCACCCTGACAAGAACTTTGCTCCTGGAGCCACGGACGCTTTTAAAGGTAGAGTGGCTCGACATGAGCAGCTTTAGAACAAGTGAAAATAACCatgtgtccacttttttttacattttctgctGCTTTTATagccattaaaaaatacatctatAAAATCCATGAAATACAACATTAAACAGGTGGGCCTTAATATggttaaacaaaaacacaaattaggCATATTGTGGTCCAGACCACTTGGAGAATGACGTGCAGGGCCACACTCATTTGCCGTGGTCCAGATACACGTGCACACACGGGCAAAACGGATGTGACATCTGTAAAACTGACATTTAGGATGGGATCTACTTGAGGAAACCTGATCTATTAAAGCTATTAACATTTTAGCTTGTAGTTGAATAGTTAatgtcaaaattttaaaaatcaagtaCCATTCCTTTCATTAAACGTTTGAGTGAACACAGGAAGAGGCACTACAAGAAgtcatgatgatgattttggGAAAGATGTCTTCCCGCAGCATCAACATAGCTGTACTTCCCCTAGCAATAGGCAACGCGTACGCCGTGCTGAGCAATCCGGAGAAGAAGCGGCAGTACGATCAGTACGGCGATCAATCGGCAGCGGAGAGCGCACCTCAACACACCACCCACCACCGCCACTACCGAAACTTCCACAGAGACTTTGAGGCGGACATTTCCCCTGAGGAGCTCTTCAACATTTTCTTCGGAGGACGTTTCCCCACAGGTGGGTGTGCCCATGACAGTGACCGTCCTCGCCAAATACTACTACCGTTATCCTTGACTTTGCCTCAAAGGCTGAAAAGTGTGGATGCCGTTGCTTCTCCCCTGCAGGAAACATTCATGTGTACACCAACCAGGGAGCCTCCTACTCTCAGTTCTACCAGCCACGTCGACGGCGAGCTTATGAGAGGCGCAAGGATGTGGCGGAGGAAAAACCGAGTCAGGTCAGTGAATCCCGCCACCTCTTTTGTGATCTCGCCATGATGTTTGTTTCCACAACTCTTCCTCTTGTTTACTGGGACGACTCATTAGCCTGTGCGAACTTGCCGTGTGAATA is a window of Hippocampus zosterae strain Florida chromosome 16, ASM2543408v3, whole genome shotgun sequence DNA encoding:
- the dnajc18 gene encoding dnaJ homolog subfamily C member 18, with amino-acid sequence MDKDGADWLIEKAKLLLRSGRKDRALQLLYEAQNMYHSTRARVLIDAIIKNGGNAAPEANHVPPPRGWRDEDCGSAEINHMSGDDRKTYSEEQRQGVLRIKNCRDFYEILGVAKDSSDEDLKKAYRKLALKFHPDKNFAPGATDAFKAIGNAYAVLSNPEKKRQYDQYGDQSAAESAPQHTTHHRHYRNFHRDFEADISPEELFNIFFGGRFPTGNIHVYTNQGASYSQFYQPRRRRAYERRKDVAEEKPSQNTFTALLQLLPILVLILISVFTQMMATNPPYSLFYKPSMGLVVSRETQHMAVPYYVDKGFEKEYRGGALEELERTIESDYMEHLQSSCWKEKQQKSDLMNLGQLYRDDRLKQKAESMRLDNCDKLHRLVGRQRGK